The genome window ATTGGCGCGCGGGATCTCGCAGCGTTCGGTCACAGGGATTTCCTCCCGGACGATTCGGCGGTCTCCGCCGCGTGGCCGTGCCCCGCGTGATGGCCGATCGCCTCGGCGGCGTCCGGCGGCTCGACATGCGGCGTGACGTCCTTGATCCCGGGGAAGCGCAGCCGGATCGCCTCGATGACGCGGTGGGCGATGGCGTGCGACTCGCTCGTCGTCGTTTCGGGGGCGATCGTCAGGTGAAAATCCAGGTGCACGTGGTCCGGCAGGCCGCGCGTGCGCACGCCGTGGCAGTCGAGGACCCCCGACACCCGCATGGCGGTCGCGGAGATCTCGTGCGGGCTGTAGACCACGGCGTCCGCCAGGACGTCGAGCGACGAGGTCACGATGCGGTAGCCGGCCCGCGCGATGAGCCCGACCACGACAATCGCGGCCACCGGGTCGAGGATCGGCCAGCCGAGCTTCACTCCCGCCAGCCCCACCAGGACCGCCATCGACGCGTAGATGTCGCTGCGCGTGTGCAGGGAGTCGGCGATCAGGATCGGGCTTGCGAGCCTCAGGCCGAGCCGCTGCTCGTACACCGTCACGACCATGTTGATGAGGATCGTGGCGATCATGATGGCGAAGCTCCACGCCGTGACCTCGGGCGGGCTGCCGGTCATGATCCGCTCCACCGCCCCGGTCAGGATCTCGTAGCACGCCAGGAACAGCAGGAAGGTGATGCCCAGCGCGGCGATCACCTCGAACTTGCGGTGCCCGTACGGGTGCCCCGGATCCGGCGGCCGCGCGGCCGCCGCCGTCCCCACCAGCCCGATGACGTTGGACGACGAGTCCATGGCGGAGTGGATCCCGTCCGCCACCATGCTGATGGCGCCGGTCGCGATCCCGTAGATCAGCTTGGCCCCGGCGACCAGCAGGTTCAACGCCAGGACCCGCAGCAGGACGACGCGGATGTCCTGGGCGCGCAAGGAGGCATCGGAGTGCATGCGCCTATTCTGTC of Candidatus Polarisedimenticolia bacterium contains these proteins:
- a CDS encoding cation diffusion facilitator family transporter, which codes for MHSDASLRAQDIRVVLLRVLALNLLVAGAKLIYGIATGAISMVADGIHSAMDSSSNVIGLVGTAAAARPPDPGHPYGHRKFEVIAALGITFLLFLACYEILTGAVERIMTGSPPEVTAWSFAIMIATILINMVVTVYEQRLGLRLASPILIADSLHTRSDIYASMAVLVGLAGVKLGWPILDPVAAIVVVGLIARAGYRIVTSSLDVLADAVVYSPHEISATAMRVSGVLDCHGVRTRGLPDHVHLDFHLTIAPETTTSESHAIAHRVIEAIRLRFPGIKDVTPHVEPPDAAEAIGHHAGHGHAAETAESSGRKSL